Proteins from one Corallococcus exiguus genomic window:
- a CDS encoding NAD(P)/FAD-dependent oxidoreductase, which produces MVIVGAGFGGLQAARALGKARNVRVTVVDRYNHHLFQPLLYQVATAVLNPSDISAPIRTVLQSRNTEVLLADAKSVDTHRKVLVVEGGEIPYDSLVLATGASHSYFKHPEWAEVAPGLKTLEDAVRIRERVLAAFEAAERESDPVRQRQWMTFVIIGAGPTGVELAGALSYMTRHAMPKDFRRIDTREARVVLLEGLPRVLNTYPEELSERAKRDLEELHVDVRTGAMVTDIDAESVTFGNERIATRTVLWGAGVAASPLVRSLEVPLDRAGRVQVTPLLTAPGLNDVYVIGDVAAVAQRGKPVPGIAPAAMQMGRHVAKTIRCRLANKPLRAFRYHDKGSFAVIGRGYAVGLLFDKWRMSGFPAWCVWAGVHIAYLIGFRNRASVMLNWGYTFFTKGGRDMRLITGNVLKRMPALAVSLQAPAVSPAPPARPELPASRPAPVH; this is translated from the coding sequence CCAGCCGCTGCTGTACCAGGTGGCGACGGCGGTGCTGAACCCGTCGGACATCTCCGCGCCCATCCGCACCGTGCTGCAATCGCGCAACACGGAGGTGCTGCTGGCGGATGCGAAGTCGGTGGACACGCACCGCAAGGTGCTCGTCGTGGAGGGCGGAGAGATTCCCTACGACTCGCTGGTGCTGGCCACGGGCGCGTCTCACTCGTACTTCAAGCACCCGGAGTGGGCGGAGGTGGCGCCCGGCCTGAAGACGCTGGAGGACGCGGTGCGCATCCGCGAGCGCGTGCTGGCGGCCTTCGAGGCCGCGGAGCGCGAGTCCGACCCGGTCCGCCAGCGTCAGTGGATGACCTTCGTCATCATCGGTGCGGGGCCCACGGGCGTGGAGCTGGCGGGGGCGCTCTCGTACATGACGCGGCATGCGATGCCGAAGGACTTCCGGCGCATCGACACGCGCGAGGCGAGAGTGGTGTTGCTGGAGGGCCTGCCACGCGTGCTGAACACCTATCCGGAGGAGCTGTCGGAGCGGGCGAAGCGCGACCTGGAGGAGCTGCACGTCGACGTGCGCACCGGGGCCATGGTGACGGACATCGACGCGGAGAGCGTCACGTTCGGGAACGAGCGCATCGCCACGCGCACGGTGTTGTGGGGGGCGGGCGTGGCGGCGTCGCCGCTGGTGCGTTCGCTGGAGGTGCCGCTGGACCGCGCGGGGCGGGTGCAGGTGACGCCGCTGCTCACGGCGCCGGGCTTGAATGACGTGTATGTGATTGGCGACGTGGCGGCGGTGGCGCAACGCGGCAAGCCGGTGCCGGGCATCGCGCCGGCGGCGATGCAGATGGGGCGGCACGTGGCGAAGACCATCCGCTGCCGCCTGGCGAACAAGCCGCTGCGCGCGTTCCGCTACCACGACAAGGGCAGCTTCGCGGTGATTGGCCGCGGCTACGCGGTGGGATTGCTCTTCGACAAGTGGCGCATGTCGGGGTTTCCCGCGTGGTGCGTCTGGGCGGGCGTGCACATCGCCTACCTCATCGGCTTCCGCAACCGCGCCTCCGTGATGCTGAACTGGGGCTACACCTTCTTCACCAAGGGCGGCCGGGACATGCGGCTCATCACCGGGAACGTGCTGAAGCGCATGCCCGCCCTGGCGGTGTCCCTCCAGGCGCCCGCCGTGTCTCCTGCGCCTCCCGCGCGTCCGGAGCTCCCGG